A region from the Acidobacteriota bacterium genome encodes:
- the gap gene encoding type I glyceraldehyde-3-phosphate dehydrogenase, protein MTDLRIGINGFGRIGRCAFKQALATEGIEVVGINDLADKDDLAYLLKYDSVHGWYPRKVETDERGFVIDGKSIPYFSSREPAGIPWGEVGAQVVLEATGLFKSREKAAGHIEGGAQRVIVSAPSGDTDGTFVLGVNEGQYDPAQHRVVSMASCTTNCLAPVAKVLHESFGIERLMITTVHAYTSSQALMDTPKSKRRRGRAAAVSMIPTTTGAAKATELVLPELEGRMDGMAVRVPVPDGSLTDIVATLEQAATVETVHRALEAAAEGPMKGVLRVSDEALVSRDIIGDPHSSIIDAESTMVLGERMVKVLSWYDNEWGYSSRLVDFAKLMAEKGI, encoded by the coding sequence ATGACGGATTTGCGCATCGGTATCAACGGCTTCGGCAGAATCGGACGCTGCGCGTTCAAGCAGGCTCTGGCCACCGAGGGCATCGAGGTGGTGGGGATCAACGACCTCGCCGACAAGGACGACCTGGCCTATCTGCTCAAGTACGACTCGGTGCACGGCTGGTATCCGCGCAAAGTGGAGACCGACGAGCGGGGCTTCGTGATCGATGGCAAGAGCATTCCCTATTTCTCCAGCCGCGAGCCGGCGGGGATCCCGTGGGGCGAGGTGGGAGCCCAGGTGGTGCTCGAAGCCACCGGCCTGTTCAAGAGCCGGGAGAAGGCCGCCGGCCACATCGAGGGCGGTGCTCAACGGGTCATCGTCTCGGCGCCCTCCGGGGATACCGATGGCACCTTCGTCCTCGGGGTCAACGAGGGGCAGTACGACCCGGCCCAGCACCGGGTGGTGTCCATGGCCTCCTGCACCACCAACTGCCTGGCGCCGGTGGCCAAGGTCCTCCACGAGAGCTTCGGCATCGAGCGGCTGATGATCACCACCGTCCACGCCTACACGTCCAGTCAGGCGCTGATGGACACCCCCAAGAGCAAGCGCCGGCGGGGTCGTGCGGCGGCGGTCTCCATGATTCCCACCACCACCGGGGCGGCGAAGGCCACGGAGCTGGTGCTGCCGGAATTGGAGGGCCGCATGGACGGCATGGCGGTGCGCGTGCCGGTTCCCGACGGATCCCTCACCGACATCGTCGCCACCCTCGAGCAGGCCGCTACCGTGGAGACCGTCCACCGCGCCCTGGAGGCGGCGGCGGAGGGTCCGATGAAGGGCGTTTTGCGGGTCAGCGACGAGGCCTTGGTGTCGCGGGACATCATCGGTGATCCCCACTCGTCCATCATCGACGCCGAGAGCACGATGGTTCTGGGGGAGCGCATGGTCAAGGTTCTCTCCTGGTATGACAACGAGTGGGGCTACTCGTCCCGGCTGGTGGACTTCGCCAAGCTGATGGCGGAAAAGGGGATCTGA
- a CDS encoding mechanosensitive ion channel family protein: MDESLNVKEPVNVVIDKLQGWYELLLFNLPNIVVAVVVMLIFGLLGHLTRRLVSRAFGRVSDNRTLVGLAAKITSFMVVMVGFFIALGILNLDKTVTSLLAGAGVLGLALGFAFQDITANFLSGIFLSVRRPFVIGDVVELSGYFGTVQRIDLRNTVLRSPEGKLLLLPNREVFENPMVNFTNSGQLRIDLACGVSYASDLEKVRQVTLDAVSALEDRVQERDVEFFYTGFGGSSIDFVVRVWIPYSRPMDGARITSEMVLAIKRAFDAEDITIPFPIRTLDFGIEGGERLSAMIPERWSETPAAE; encoded by the coding sequence TTGGACGAGAGCTTGAACGTCAAAGAACCCGTCAACGTGGTGATCGATAAGCTGCAGGGCTGGTACGAGCTGCTGCTCTTCAACCTACCCAACATCGTGGTGGCGGTGGTGGTGATGCTGATCTTCGGATTGCTCGGCCACCTTACCCGCCGACTCGTCAGCCGCGCCTTTGGCCGCGTCTCGGACAACCGGACGCTGGTGGGGCTAGCGGCCAAGATCACCTCCTTCATGGTGGTGATGGTGGGCTTCTTCATCGCCCTGGGCATCCTCAACCTCGACAAGACGGTGACCTCCCTGCTCGCCGGTGCCGGCGTCTTGGGCTTGGCTTTGGGCTTCGCCTTTCAGGACATCACCGCCAACTTCCTTTCCGGCATCTTCCTCTCCGTGCGCCGCCCCTTCGTCATCGGAGACGTGGTGGAGCTGTCGGGCTACTTCGGGACGGTCCAGCGCATCGATCTGCGCAACACCGTCCTGCGCTCGCCGGAAGGCAAGCTCCTGCTGCTGCCCAACCGCGAGGTCTTCGAGAATCCGATGGTCAACTTCACCAACAGCGGCCAGCTGCGCATCGATCTGGCCTGTGGAGTGTCCTACGCCTCGGATCTGGAGAAAGTGCGCCAGGTGACCTTGGATGCGGTGTCCGCCCTGGAAGACCGGGTCCAGGAGCGGGACGTGGAGTTCTTCTACACCGGTTTCGGCGGTAGCTCCATCGACTTCGTGGTGCGGGTGTGGATCCCCTACTCGCGGCCCATGGACGGGGCGCGTATCACCAGCGAGATGGTCCTCGCCATCAAGCGGGCTTTCGACGCCGAAGACATCACCATTCCCTTCCCGATCCGCACTCTGGACTTCGGTATCGAGGGGGGCGAGCGCCTCTCCGCCATGATCCCGGAGCGCTGGAGCGAGACACCGGCGGCGGAATGA